The Streptomyces rubrogriseus genomic sequence ACGCCGACGCCAAGAGCGAGGTCATCCTCGCGATCAAGTCCCGAGCCCGAGCAGCTCACCAATGACGCGGAGCGGCATCACTTGCCGCTGTGGACGGGGAACGCGCCGCGCCCGCCGCAGTCCACGTCCCGCAGGCCGCACGGGGCGTCCGTGTCGTCGTCGGTGATCTCGAAGTCGGCCTGGGCGTCGGAGCGCATGGGCGCGGTGTAGTGGAGGCGCGGCCGCGGCACGGACCCCCCGTACCGCTCCGCCGCCGCCCGGCCGATGAGCCTCGCGGGGAGCGCATCCGTCTCTGCGACCAACCGGTTCGGGCCGTCTGTCGCCAACACCTCGGCTCCGCGTCCCGCAGCGGCCGCGGGTCGCATCAGTCGAGGGCGTGACTGCGGCCGGCCTGCAGGATCTCGTCGGAGAGCCCGGGCTCGACGTGGCGTACGGCGCGGGCGATCACCAGTGCGCCGACCATTTCGCTGAGCAGGCGGACGGCCTTCTGACGGGCTTCGGCCGGGTCGAGTTCGTGGCCCTTCTCCTCGGCTTCGCGCAGGAACTCGGTGGCGAAGCCGGTCACATAGCCCTCGACTCCTTCGGCGTACGCGCTCTGCACCGCCTCGTTCTGCCGTCCGGCGTCGGTGACCAGGGAGGCGGAGGGACAGCCGCCGTTCGCGGCGTCACGGTGTGCGATGGACAGATACCCGGCCACGACGTGCTCCAGCGGGGGGCCCGCCTTGTCCTGACCATCCTCGATCATGCCGGCCAGGCTCTCGTGCGAGGCGGCGAAGGAGGCCCTGCACACCTCGACCACCAGGTCGTTCTTGGAGGCGAAGTGGTTGTAGAAGCCGCCGTGGGTGAGCCCGGCTTCCTTCATCAGCTCGGCGATGCCGACAGCGTCGATGCCCTGCGAGCGGAACATGCGGCCCGCCGCTTCGAGGATGTTCTGCCGGTTGCGGGCCTTGTCCTCCTTGGTGATCCGCGGCATTGCAGTCCTTCCGCCGTCGTTCCCGACTTGACCCTTTCGATGACGGCCTTCATCATAACAGGAGTTCCAATGATGCCTATCATCAAACTGGTCGTCGAACGGGCGTGCCGCAGGGGCTTGCCCCCCTGCGGCGGCACCAAGCACCGAGGAGAGCAGAAGTGACACGCAATGAAGAGATCGTTCGCGAGGCATACCGGCTGGCGGAAGGGAACGTCCTCGACGGGCCCGGCTTTCGCGCCTTGTTCACCGAAGACGGAACCTTCAACGACCTGCCGAACGCGATGACCCTCCGCGGTGACGAGATCGCACAGGGACTGGTGGGGCTGGCCGACGTCTTTCCCGACATCCACCGTGAGCTGCGCGCGGTGCATGTCCTCGGTGACGTCGTCGCCGTCGAGCTGCGGATTCAGGGGACGCATCTCGGCGCGTTTCCGACTCCGGTCGGCGACATCCCTCCCACCGGGAACCGTATCGACGTGCCGACGGCGGACCTCTGGTACCTCCGTGAGGGGAAGGTCGAAACGTTCAACTGCTACAACGCGGCGAACGTGTTGCTCGCGCAGATCGGGGCCACCCCCGACTTCACGTCGGCGATCGAGGCCGCCAAGACGGCCGCCACACGGGCGTAGTCCCACCGCGCGGCACCGAGCGGGCTGCAGAAGCTGCGCCGGGGCGGCCGGCGGAGAGGGCACCGACCCCGCCGCGTTCGTCCGGTTCCCGTTGCTCTTGCCGTAGGTCTGGCGTTGGGCGAGGACCTGGCCGCATCGGGTCATCGTGGCGAGCGGGGCGCAGGGCCGACCGAGTTCAACGGTGCCTCACCACGCAGGACACGGTCTTGAGGTATCCGTGAGAGCGGTCCCTCCCCAGCGGCGCTCTAATCCTGGTCTCAGGTTGACCGGAGACAATCAGCGGCAAAAACATCGACTGGGAGGGGGCGGGCCGGCATGCGAATCATGATCGCGGATGATGACGCGGCCATCCGTGAGTCGCTGGAGCGGGTGCTCCAGGTCGAGGGTTACGACACCAGCACCGTCGCCAACGGTTTCGCCGTGCTCGACGAGGTAGGTGGGGCCGGCGGTGACACGCTGGATCTGCTGCTCCTCGACGTGATGATGCCCCGTCTCGGCGGGTTGGAGACCTGTCGCCGATTGCGGCAGGCGGGCCGGGATCTGCCGGTGCTGATGCTGACCGCCCGTGACCAGGTCTCCGACCGGGTCACGGGGCTGGACGCGGGCGCCGACGACTACCTGCCCAAGCCGTTCGCCACCGAGGAGTTGCTGGCCCGGGTGCGGGCCCTGCTGCGCCGGCGCACGCCGGCCGACGAGGATTCGCACATCCTGTCGTTCGCCGACGTCCGGCTCGACTCCGACAGGTTCGAGGCGTGGCGGGGCGGGCGGCCACTGCACCTGACCCGGACCGAGTTCTCCCTCCTGGAGGTCCTCTTGTGCAACGCGACCCGGGTCTTGACCCGCGACGCACTGTTCGAGGCGATCTGGGGCTTCGGTATGAGCTCCACCGCCAACAACCTCCAGGTATACGTGAGCTATCTGCGCCGCAAGATGGAGGCGGAGGGTGAACCGCGATTGATCTACACAGTGCGAGGCCTGGGATACACGTTGCGGGCGACCCCTCCGTGAGCAGAACCGCCGGCCGGGGGCCGCGCCGGCTGATTCGATGGTGGCGTCGGCGGTCCCTGCGGGCGAGGCTGACGGTGATCGCGGCGACGGCCATCGCGGTCAGTGTGTTCGTGGCCTTCCAGGTGGCCAGCGAGCTGTTGGCCTGGCAGCTGCGGGACACCGTCGAGGAACAGCTGCGTGCCGATGCCCGCGTCCTGGCGACGAACGCGGAGCGCGCCGGTCTGGCGCAGGTTGAGCTGCCGCCCTATCCCGGATCCGGCCGGCTGGTGCGGGCCATCCTGCCCGACGGATCGATCCGGACGCCGGCCGGGCAGCCCGCGCTGCCTCCGGTCAGCGAGAACGCCGGGCGCGTGGCGCGGGGCGCGTCGGCCGACCTGTTGGAGTCGAACGGCGGCGACGAAGAAGGCTACGCCATCTACACACTGCGGGCGGGCGACGGCGCGGTCCAGGTGGCCCGCATGGTCGACGACGGCCCGGTCAACCAGTTCGGGTTCGGCATGCTGCTGATCGGTCTGCTCTGCGTGGCCGGCGGCGCCCTCGTCGGGCGGACCGTGGCGCGGACCGGGCTGGCACCGATCGACCGGCTGACCTCCGCCGCGGTACGTGTCGCGCGCACCCGGGAGCTGGACGCCGACATCCCGGACGAGGGCGGTGGGGAGATCCGGCGGCTGATCCAGTCGATCAACGACATGCTCGCCGCGCTCCGGGACTCCCGGCAGGCCCAGCGGCTGCTCGCCGAGGACGCCGCCCACGAGCTCAAGACCCCGCTCACCAGCCTGCGCCTCAACGTCGAGCTGCTGATCCGGCTCGATCGGCGCGGCACCCTGGACAGCGCACTGCCGGCGGAGAGCCGCACCCGGCTGCTCAACGATGTCGGCGCCCAGGTGACCGAGTTGAGCACCCTGGTCGCCGAGCTGACCGACCTGGCGCGCGGTGATGTGAGCGACGAGAGCACCGAGGTGCTCGACCTCGCCGACGTGGTGGTGGCCGCCGCGACCCGGGCGGAATCCCGCATGCCCGACATCGAGGTCGCGCTTGACGTGACCTCCGTGTGGGTGAACGGGCGCCCCGCCGCGCTCGAGCGAGCGGTACTCAACCTCATCGACAACGCCGGCAAGTGGTCCCCCGCCGGCCAGCCGGTCCAGGTCCGGCTTCGTGCCGAGGAGGAGTCGGTGGTGCTCGAGGTCGACGACGCCGGGCCGGGCATCGACGCCGCCGACATACCGCGGCTGTTCGACCGGTTCTACCGTGCCGAGAGCGCCCGGGGGTTGCCGGGATCCGGTCTGGGGCTGTCGATCGTGCGGCGGGTCGTCGACGCCCACGCCGGCCGGGCCTCCGTCGCCCGCTCCGCACGCGGTGGCGCGCTGCTTCGGGTCGACCTTCCGGCCGCGACCCCGCCCGCCCCCATCGCGCGGCCCACCACGGGGGAGGACACCGCGGCGTCCTGACCCGCCCCGGCGGCGCGCCGCGGGACTGGGGACGGTGGCCCTCGGCCATGCCCCCCGCGGCTCACCACCCGGGCAGGACGCCGCGCTGCGCCGGCCCCAGCCCCGGCGCGTGGCGCAGGACCGGAGGGCGGCGGCCGTCGGGCCCACGAAAGGGATCCGGGACGGGGCCTGGAGCCCCGTCCCGGATCACGTCCGTGCCGCCCCGCTCACCGTTGCAGCGCGGACTCCTCCTTGCCGGCGAGCGGCTGTCGGCCGTCCGGCGGCTCCGTCGCCGGACGGGACAACCGGCTCGGCCACCACATCCGCCGGCCGATCAGCAAGGTAAGGGCGGGCACCAGGACCGACCGCACCAGCAGGGCGTCGAGCAACACGCCGAAGGCCACCAGGAAACCGACCTCGACCAGCATCACCAGCGGAAGTGTGACGAGGACCCCGAACGTGGCCGCCAGGACCAGGCCTGCCGAGGTGATGACGCCACCGGTGGCCGAGAGGGCTTTGAGCATGCCCTCTCCGGTACCGAGGCGCAGGGTCTCCTCCCGGGTCCTGCTGGCCAGGAAGATGTTGTAGTCGACGCCGAGCGCCACCAGGAACAGGAACGCCAGCAGCGGCACCGAGTAGTCGACACCCTTGAACCCGAGGATCGTGTCGAAGACGAACACGCTGCCGCCGAAGGCCGCGGCGAACGAGACGACCACGGTGGCCATCAGGACCAGCGGGGCCAGGACCGCGCGCAGCAGCAGCCCCAGGATGATCAGGACGACGACGAGCACCAGCGGGATCACCAGCTTCTCGTCACGCCCGGTGGTCACCTCGGTGTCGAGGTTCTCCGCGCTCGGCCCGCCGACGATCGCCTCCGCCCCGTTCACCGTGTGCACCGCGGTACGCACCCGCTTGATCGTGTCGTACTCCGCGGCGGTGTCCGGCGCGTCCTTCGGGAACACGGAGATGTTGGCCCAGCCACCGACGGTCTCCTCCGGAACGGCCATGGCCACGCCTCGGGTGTCCTCCACGACGTCGAGCACCTTCTCCTGCTGCGCCGGACGCGTGAAGACCGTCAGCGGCTGGCCGCCGAGCTCCGGGAAGTGCTCGCGCAGAACGGTGAAGCCGGTGACCGACTCCGGCGCGGACAGGAACTGGTCCTGCTCCCGCAAGGCGCCGGTGTTGCCCGCCAGCCCCAGGGCGAGCACGCCGAGGACTCCGAACGAGCCGAGCGTCGCCACCCACCGGCGGCGGTTGATGGCGGTGCCGAGCCGTTCCCACAGCCCCGGCTTCTCCTCCACGGCCGTGCTGAACCGCGGGATGGCCGGCCAGAAGATCCGCCTGCCGAGCACCACGAGCACCGCCGGGAACAGCGTCAGCATGGCCACCAGCGCGCACAGGATGCCGGCCGCACCGATCGGACCCAACCCACTGGTGCTGTTCAGGTCCGCGACGAGCAGACAGAGCAGGCCGGCGACCACGGTGGCCGCGGACGCGACGATGGCCGGCGCCGCGCCGCGCAGCGCGTGGACCATCGCGACCCGGACGTTCTCATGGTGGTGCAGTGCCTCCCGATATCGGGCGATGAGCAACAGCGCGTAGTCCGTTCCCACGCCGAACACCAGAATCGTCAGCAGCGCCGAGTTCTGGTCGTCGACCACGATGCCGAAGCCCTTGACGAGCAGGTAGACGGTCCCCATCGAGGTCAGTGCGGCCGCGCCGACGGCCACCAGCGGGATGATCCACAACACCGGGCTGC encodes the following:
- a CDS encoding TetR/AcrR family transcriptional regulator — protein: MPRITKEDKARNRQNILEAAGRMFRSQGIDAVGIAELMKEAGLTHGGFYNHFASKNDLVVEVCRASFAASHESLAGMIEDGQDKAGPPLEHVVAGYLSIAHRDAANGGCPSASLVTDAGRQNEAVQSAYAEGVEGYVTGFATEFLREAEEKGHELDPAEARQKAVRLLSEMVGALVIARAVRHVEPGLSDEILQAGRSHALD
- a CDS encoding ester cyclase, which codes for MTRNEEIVREAYRLAEGNVLDGPGFRALFTEDGTFNDLPNAMTLRGDEIAQGLVGLADVFPDIHRELRAVHVLGDVVAVELRIQGTHLGAFPTPVGDIPPTGNRIDVPTADLWYLREGKVETFNCYNAANVLLAQIGATPDFTSAIEAAKTAATRA
- a CDS encoding response regulator transcription factor — encoded protein: MRIMIADDDAAIRESLERVLQVEGYDTSTVANGFAVLDEVGGAGGDTLDLLLLDVMMPRLGGLETCRRLRQAGRDLPVLMLTARDQVSDRVTGLDAGADDYLPKPFATEELLARVRALLRRRTPADEDSHILSFADVRLDSDRFEAWRGGRPLHLTRTEFSLLEVLLCNATRVLTRDALFEAIWGFGMSSTANNLQVYVSYLRRKMEAEGEPRLIYTVRGLGYTLRATPP
- a CDS encoding HAMP domain-containing sensor histidine kinase, which translates into the protein MSRTAGRGPRRLIRWWRRRSLRARLTVIAATAIAVSVFVAFQVASELLAWQLRDTVEEQLRADARVLATNAERAGLAQVELPPYPGSGRLVRAILPDGSIRTPAGQPALPPVSENAGRVARGASADLLESNGGDEEGYAIYTLRAGDGAVQVARMVDDGPVNQFGFGMLLIGLLCVAGGALVGRTVARTGLAPIDRLTSAAVRVARTRELDADIPDEGGGEIRRLIQSINDMLAALRDSRQAQRLLAEDAAHELKTPLTSLRLNVELLIRLDRRGTLDSALPAESRTRLLNDVGAQVTELSTLVAELTDLARGDVSDESTEVLDLADVVVAAATRAESRMPDIEVALDVTSVWVNGRPAALERAVLNLIDNAGKWSPAGQPVQVRLRAEEESVVLEVDDAGPGIDAADIPRLFDRFYRAESARGLPGSGLGLSIVRRVVDAHAGRASVARSARGGALLRVDLPAATPPAPIARPTTGEDTAAS
- a CDS encoding MMPL family transporter → MAVDAAPSGRARAGRLAGRWVPWLVIGLWLVLAAGMVPLSGKLSSVTTDSAVDTLPAGAESTRVAALDDSLPGGEDSTFVFVYHRAEGITAADRAAVQGHYDTLAKRYPPKTTEAGVEDDERSPTSLSTDREAMTFTLDVSTGYGPPEALVGPLRDAAKDRPSGLELEVTGPGAIDGDMDAVFDGIDEQVLLTTIAVVTLLLILTYRSPVLWIIPLVAVGAAALTSMGTVYLLVKGFGIVVDDQNSALLTILVFGVGTDYALLLIARYREALHHHENVRVAMVHALRGAAPAIVASAATVVAGLLCLLVADLNSTSGLGPIGAAGILCALVAMLTLFPAVLVVLGRRIFWPAIPRFSTAVEEKPGLWERLGTAINRRRWVATLGSFGVLGVLALGLAGNTGALREQDQFLSAPESVTGFTVLREHFPELGGQPLTVFTRPAQQEKVLDVVEDTRGVAMAVPEETVGGWANISVFPKDAPDTAAEYDTIKRVRTAVHTVNGAEAIVGGPSAENLDTEVTTGRDEKLVIPLVLVVVLIILGLLLRAVLAPLVLMATVVVSFAAAFGGSVFVFDTILGFKGVDYSVPLLAFLFLVALGVDYNIFLASRTREETLRLGTGEGMLKALSATGGVITSAGLVLAATFGVLVTLPLVMLVEVGFLVAFGVLLDALLVRSVLVPALTLLIGRRMWWPSRLSRPATEPPDGRQPLAGKEESALQR